TTCTTCATGTGtggagaaaactaaaaaaagtttgtggtttttgtcagtcacaGTTTCTCTATTCCACACCTACAAGCTAATTTTCTTTACATGACTGCAGATATGCCAACACCTGACTCCACTTAGCTTTTTTGTAGTCAttagggttcacatactttttccactagcactatgaggttgaattttttgttattattttagactcATCATTATTGTaaatagtcttgacttagatgaagattagtTCATGTTTTTTGAGAAATTAAGCAGAAAATTccaagaggttcacatactttatcttCCCACTGTATTAACAACGTGTCTATAACAGATGTACCCTGGCTCTCATCCAGTGACTGCTGGTATTAGCCGGGTCTTGGACAGCATATGGTCAAACGGCAAAAAATAGGTTGACCTTTGGATAATGGTTCATACAGGAACAGTCAGTGTATAGTCCTGTCGGAACAGAACtcaaaagaaaaccacagtcTTAAAGAGACACCTAGAGGCACAACATTCAGAAATCATCCTGTGAATTTGTGGCTTCTCTTAGTCTTTTAGATTGGAATTGCTATAAGGGGTGTTGAATCTGGAGAAGTTTGTCTGGTTCTGATTACGCTGTAATTGTGGTTATTTTGCATTGCATTCATGGGCTCCTCCATCTCTGTGCTGGTGGTTGCAGATGGAGTACGAGCGTCAGGTGGCCAGTGTTCGTGCACAGAATGCTTTGGAGGGCGATTTCTCCATTTCCCAGGCTGAGATGTCCTCCAGACAGGCCATGTTGGAGAATGCCTCTGATATCAAGGTTACAggattattatatttttgttaatgAGTGACCCTTGCAGGGTGAACTTGAATCAAAAATGAACCTAACTGACTTATGAAATGTATACATCTTTTTCATTGTAAGGTTTATGTTGTGAAGACGCACTTTATCGTCTGTGATATTAAACATCTGTATGTGAACTTTAGTTGGAGAGATTCAGCATTTCTGCTCATGGCAAGGAGCTGTTTGTCAATGCTGACCTTCTGATTGTTGCTGGAAGAAGATATGGTTTAGTTGGACCAAATGGGTAAATAATCTTTTTAACTGTTGACTATGTATGTAAAGGCCTGGAGACTTTCACttgtacactgtaaaatataaccTAATGAAGGTTGCAGACACTATCAACAGTAGTCAGGTTCATGTGTTTTGTAGTGGCAGCCAGTCTTTTGCTTAATGTTAATTTTTGCATTGATCATATCAATTCTTTCAGCAAAGGAAAGACGACATTACTGAAACACATCGCCAACAGAGCCCTCAGTATTCCCCCCAACATTGATGTGCTACTGTGTGAGCAGGGTAAATGATCAGTGCTCTCCATTAACTAATTGTCAGTCCTCACCGTTATGGTCTGCTGACACTGTCATATGGTCATGTTTATGTGCCAGAGGTGGTAGCTGATGACACTCCAGCAGTGCAGGCAGTGCTGAAGGCGGACACCCGCCGCCTGAAGCTCCTcgaggaggagaaacagcttCAAGCTCGTCTGGAAAAAGGAGAGGACAGCGTGGCTGAGAGGCTGGATAAGGTGCGTCACCATGCTGTGATATTTGAAAGCCAAGCACAGTCTACTTAGAACTGGACAGATGGccattattaaattaattagtttaatatttCACCAATAGACAAATCCACCACTCCAGAATTAAAGAATACAAGTTCCCATTGCAGCAAAAGTCATGACTGTTAAAAGCAAATCCAACTGCATTATGGAAAGCAGATCTGAAAAGAgtagaaatgacaaaataaaaaaagacattcacCAGGTAGACACAAACAGCACTCCAGATGTTTGCTAGATGTGCATCTGTTGGGCATATCAACTTTTTGAAAGGTTTTTACTGTCGGGATGACTTGAGCCTTactaacattaaataaaagctgaagtcTGACAATATGATTATGTCAAAACCTCTGacagattaaaaatatatatttaataatattcagATGTTCAAACAAAGTGGAGATAAAATTTAAAAACTCCATAAAGAGGCAAACCTCATGCTTCAATCttgatgtactgtacttgtTGTAATTGGCATTTCTCCTCTTTGCCAGGTCTATGAAGAGCTGAGAGCAattggagctgcagcagctgaggccAAAGCCAGAAGGATCCTGGCTGGTCTGTCATTTACCCCTGAGATGCAGAACAGACCCACCAAAAGGTTCTCTGGAGGCTGGAGAATGAGAGTCTCCCTTGCCAGGTACACCCCACTACAAACACGACAGATGAAAGCTGTCTGACGTTTGTTAAAGTCCTCCTTCACTCACTGCCACCTTACATACCCACAGAGCTCTGTTTATGGAACCCACCCTGCTGATGCTGGATGAACCCACCAACCACCTGGACCTGAACGCCGTCATCTGGCTCAACAAGTATAAAGCAGCTTTTTAATTACTTAAGTCATATTGCTACGTGCTTCATATTGGTAGTGTTAAGTGGCATAACAGTTCTAAAACCGAGACTGAAACCACTTCTTGCGTATTAATAACAGCTCCCTGATGCCCACAAATTATATACAATATCACAGAGACCTGATATTCCCTCTGTCACCTAAGTGTGCAGGCTTTACTTTAAGAAAGTAGAATTGTGTCTATATAGAAGGTGTAGTGTGAGCTGTGGTGCTCCACACTTCACTCTCTGCTCTATACTATGACAAACAATTTGATGGAGCTCTAGGTAACGTGTAACACAAATATGTCTGCGCCGTTCTCTTTTCAATTTACAGCTACCTTCAAGGCTGGAAGAAGACTCTTCTCATTGTTTCCCATGACCAGAGTTTCCTTGACGACGTGTGTACAGACATAATCCACTTAGACAACCAGAAACTCTATTACTACAGAGGAAACTACTGTAAGTGTCCATCAGTGTCTTTTTTGTCATGTAATCCCACCACAGTGTTGAGGTCATAGTTCTAAATGGGAGTTGCAGGACCCCATGTTAAGATGCTTCTTAATGTCTGAGGCTGTTTGTTTGGACGTAGTTATACTGCAGGATGAATTTAGGACCAATCAGACACCTGCCTGATGGGCTGATGATAGAGAAGAATCAAAATATCAACCTCAGCCTGAAACctttaaatagaaaatgaacTCTTAGCTATGAAACAGGATTAAGTTCTGTTTTTAAGCTAAGAGTTAATTTCCTGTCAAACGTTGGGTCTGTATAGAAACTAAAGTTTGCATGTCTAtcagttttattacatgtttttgtagAATGAAATCATTACTTCACTTTAATACACAAAGGAGATTACAGCTGGGATAGATACTGGAAATATGGCCGAATGATTACATGATACttattgtttgctttttgttaaGTGACCTTCAAGAAGATGTATGTGCAGAAGCAgaaagagctgcagaaacaaTATGACAAGCAGGAGAAGAAACTGAAAGACCTAAAGGCTGGGGGCAAGTCCACCAAACAGGCTGTGAGTATGCTTGTCCTCAAAACCCTCCAGTCTTTGAAATCTGAAACGTGAtcccaaaacaaaaagagaaaagtacaaCTGTACCTTCATCAGTGAAACGAAGTACAATAGTTAATGGATGTGTACAATCACAAGGTCTGTGTTGAAACATGCCTGTAAAGCCCTCATGCATTCAGCAAATACAATATTGAACATTAAAATTTGGAATAACAAAAAGCTATTATATCTTCCACACCTTTAAGTTCCCAGTTGACTCCTCTGCTTTGTCTGTCCATTCTCTCATATGTTTCCTCTTAGGAGAAGCAGACTAAAGAGGCCCTGACCAGGAAGCAGCAGAAAGGCAAGAAGAAGGGAGGTCAGGAAGAGGAGAGTCAGGAGGCCCCAGAGCTGCTGAAGAGGCCTAAGGAATACACTGTCAAGTTCACATTCCCCAACCCACCTCCACTCTCACCACCAATACTGGGACTGCACAGTAAGAGCATCTGCAGACTGTTTCAGCCGCTCAGTGCACAGTGCTATTCAACGTTGTGTGTATTAGTGAAGTAAACCCTGTAACTGGAATGGAAAGCCGTAATATGCCAGCATTGCTGTGCTGACTCCAttgcttctttcttttacagGTGTGGACTTTGGCTATGATAGTCAGAAGCCTCTCTTCAAAAATGTAGACTTTGGAATTGACATGGACTCCAGGAGTAAGTGTTAAGTCCGATGTTATGTAGACTGTGCACCAGTGTGCCAAAAGTAAAGTGTCTGAAATGACTGCAGAATGAAGCACTAACGTTCAGTTAGTGTAGTTGATGGGTTTAAGGTTGTGTTGGGTTGGGCTGAGTTGGACAGTGTGATGGCAGCAGGAAGGTTTGTGTCTCAAGTGGTAGTACAGGAGTTAGACTGGTTCACCCACTAACTGCAGAGTTGACTCTTCTGGTTCCAATGTTGGTGTCCTTGGGCAAGTTACTGAGCCCCAAGCTGCTTATGATGTGTGAATGTTCACTGGACATCGTAGCTCTGGCCTCTAATTCCCCTTTAATGCTGTGTTGTGGTCAGCCTGCAGACCAGTGTACTGTCTCCACCGttcactgtgtatttcttttcctcttctctctagTTTGTATAGTTGGACCCAATGGTGTTGGAAAGAGTACCCTGCTGCTGTTGCTAACTGGAAAATTAAATCCTGTAAGTGTGTAGATATGCAAAAGAAGTATACAAGAAGTATAAAGTGATGAATGATCAGATCTTTTACTGATAATTCTCAACAAGCACAGTTCACAGCAGGATGTGCTACTGA
Above is a genomic segment from Anabas testudineus chromosome 11, fAnaTes1.2, whole genome shotgun sequence containing:
- the abcf1 gene encoding ATP-binding cassette sub-family F member 1 — protein: MPKKSNEEEWVDDEVAPAAAEKTVKKGKKDKKKKKSFFEELATDSKTEKADEVAVKDTHGKQPQKKKKDRRKEKGGDADDDDEDVMLKLKKLSVQESDEEDEPAIASSKGNKKVKGSNIFAALSQGQSDEEEKSDVEEEEEEEEDKPAKKADNREEKADKDDGEEKTTKKTKKTEAKSKKAKPADRPRSDDEEENSDEGDMMMSAEDAIAEQAKQQEDDPYANLSKKEKKKKKKQMEYERQVASVRAQNALEGDFSISQAEMSSRQAMLENASDIKLERFSISAHGKELFVNADLLIVAGRRYGLVGPNGKGKTTLLKHIANRALSIPPNIDVLLCEQEVVADDTPAVQAVLKADTRRLKLLEEEKQLQARLEKGEDSVAERLDKVYEELRAIGAAAAEAKARRILAGLSFTPEMQNRPTKRFSGGWRMRVSLARALFMEPTLLMLDEPTNHLDLNAVIWLNNYLQGWKKTLLIVSHDQSFLDDVCTDIIHLDNQKLYYYRGNYLTFKKMYVQKQKELQKQYDKQEKKLKDLKAGGKSTKQAEKQTKEALTRKQQKGKKKGGQEEESQEAPELLKRPKEYTVKFTFPNPPPLSPPILGLHSVDFGYDSQKPLFKNVDFGIDMDSRICIVGPNGVGKSTLLLLLTGKLNPTKGEMRKNHRLKVGFFNQQYADQLNMEETATEYLMRNFNLPYQDARKCLGRFGLESHAHTIQISKLSGGQKARVVFAELSCRQPDVLILDEPTNNLDIESIDALSDAINEYKGAVIIVSHDARLITETQCQLWVVEDCTINQIDGDFDDYKREVLEALGETMVNKVNP